From a single Aggregatilinea lenta genomic region:
- a CDS encoding GAF domain-containing protein — protein sequence MNENLSAFRPALDAPLDISLIVDAEGTIGFASPDAARFYGVEAAHDLGGRSMFDLIVPDDRARARDWWAALCESDAPDVDLRLGALRPDEQPAQVHVVAMRLPDDGPHYLLKHHVEDITRERLATLYSILLATSGTLDLDALIDTVLGETLHLIPADSVTAFLEDRDGHLQVMRSSGPHPERLSPDEIEAVGTFKTTQIVRETGRALLIADCTTDPNWVRLEGSKHIRSWLGAPLNHQGDYLGLLALNSTRPNRFGPEDADLLLALASQVASALYNIFMYDEKQRRARQFEAISDVSLALGHVDLSELLEVVYRKINRLMDATTFYIGLYNPETEMLRITGAYDHDYYRDDELQRAGEGLAGRVLKSREPVIILDTADGSLPQEAIIDGEVPRSILMMPLIAQDELVGVISVQSYQPNAYTPEDIALLETLAGPVASAIQNVQLFEETSNRLAMLEAIHRLGLALAAGHDLQGVADLILSATQDLFLPREVWIYLAEDPSWGPAYLLERHTAGSDGTRDVRVLRGESVFPMGELEHVLRSTHPAILSTESADGLDQFATGWPVHMAALCPIRFGGQALGALLLLYDLPYPMTSDTLRGLDLIAMQAATAFDNVRYHISLRRRLDEVSALYELAQRVSSSQSLDDILRIVVRTVQQVFECRSVSIGLLDEDASMVVVRASIGIDARLLPKARFKLGEPVAGRVVSTGSVIYVPDTRANRDFRVIDPAIRALLCVPLTVQDRAIGALSVDSEQPYAFTSDHERMLTIAGGQIAAAIQTMHLLNESRERAAQLAEANVNLQELDALRDELIANVSHELRSPLSLVRGYAGLLRAEELGPITSDQAEALDVVEDKASSIGRLIDDILALERIRHDALELSPIELNELCERACTGTALIHSGRDLHFETQLVPGTYTINGDRVRLNQVLDNLLGNAAKFSPDSETITLRTSVDPPGTRFAISIIDHGIGIPADKLERIFERFFQGDRMIKHRYGGAGLGLSIVQRIIEAHGGRVHVESQEGKGSTFTVVLPLEPERPHEDV from the coding sequence GTGAACGAGAACCTATCCGCTTTTAGACCTGCGCTCGACGCTCCGCTTGACATCAGCCTGATCGTCGACGCGGAGGGCACGATTGGCTTTGCGTCGCCCGACGCCGCCCGATTTTACGGCGTGGAGGCGGCGCATGACCTCGGCGGTCGCTCGATGTTCGACCTGATTGTGCCCGATGATCGGGCGCGTGCCCGTGACTGGTGGGCGGCCCTGTGCGAGTCGGACGCGCCCGACGTGGATCTCCGGCTTGGGGCGTTGCGCCCTGACGAACAGCCCGCGCAGGTGCACGTCGTCGCGATGCGGCTACCGGATGACGGGCCTCACTACCTGCTGAAGCATCACGTCGAAGACATCACGCGCGAGCGGCTGGCGACGTTGTACTCGATCCTGTTGGCGACATCAGGCACGCTGGATCTCGACGCGCTGATCGATACGGTGCTGGGCGAGACGCTGCATTTGATCCCGGCGGACAGCGTGACCGCATTCCTCGAAGACCGGGACGGGCACCTCCAGGTGATGCGCAGCAGCGGCCCGCACCCGGAACGCCTGTCGCCCGACGAGATCGAGGCGGTGGGGACCTTCAAGACGACGCAGATCGTCAGGGAGACGGGCCGCGCGCTGCTGATTGCCGACTGCACGACCGATCCGAACTGGGTCAGGCTCGAAGGCAGCAAACATATTCGCAGCTGGCTTGGCGCGCCCCTGAATCATCAGGGCGACTACCTTGGCCTTCTGGCGCTCAACAGCACGCGGCCCAACCGCTTTGGGCCGGAAGACGCGGATCTGCTCCTGGCGCTGGCCAGCCAGGTGGCCTCGGCGCTGTATAACATCTTCATGTACGACGAGAAGCAGCGCCGCGCGCGGCAGTTCGAAGCCATCAGCGACGTGAGCCTGGCGCTCGGCCACGTCGATTTGAGCGAGCTGCTCGAAGTGGTCTACCGCAAGATCAATCGCCTGATGGACGCGACCACGTTTTACATCGGGCTGTATAACCCCGAAACGGAAATGCTGCGCATCACCGGCGCATATGACCACGACTACTACCGCGACGACGAGCTGCAGCGGGCCGGCGAAGGGTTGGCGGGGCGCGTGCTGAAGTCACGCGAGCCGGTCATCATCCTGGACACGGCGGACGGCTCGCTGCCCCAGGAAGCCATCATCGACGGCGAAGTGCCGCGCAGTATCCTCATGATGCCGCTCATCGCGCAGGACGAGCTGGTTGGCGTGATCAGCGTGCAGAGTTACCAGCCCAACGCCTACACGCCGGAAGATATCGCCCTGCTGGAAACACTCGCCGGGCCGGTCGCCAGCGCGATCCAGAACGTGCAGTTGTTCGAAGAGACGTCCAACCGGCTGGCGATGCTGGAAGCGATTCACCGGCTCGGATTGGCGCTGGCCGCCGGGCACGACCTGCAAGGCGTGGCGGACCTGATCCTCTCCGCGACGCAGGACCTGTTCCTGCCGCGCGAGGTGTGGATCTATCTGGCCGAGGACCCGTCCTGGGGGCCGGCTTACCTGCTGGAACGGCACACCGCCGGAAGCGACGGAACCCGCGACGTACGCGTGCTGCGCGGGGAGTCGGTTTTCCCGATGGGCGAGCTGGAGCATGTGCTGCGCAGCACCCATCCGGCGATCCTCTCAACCGAGAGCGCCGACGGGCTGGATCAGTTTGCGACCGGCTGGCCGGTGCACATGGCGGCCTTGTGCCCGATTCGCTTCGGCGGGCAGGCGCTTGGCGCGCTGCTGCTGCTCTATGACCTGCCGTATCCCATGACGAGCGATACGCTGCGCGGGCTGGACCTGATCGCCATGCAGGCCGCCACCGCCTTCGACAACGTGCGCTACCACATCAGCCTGCGCCGTCGCCTGGACGAGGTCAGTGCGCTGTATGAGCTGGCGCAGCGTGTCAGCAGCAGCCAGTCCCTGGACGACATTTTGCGCATCGTCGTGCGCACCGTGCAGCAGGTCTTCGAGTGCCGCTCGGTGTCGATCGGCCTGCTGGACGAGGACGCGAGCATGGTCGTCGTGCGTGCGTCCATCGGCATCGACGCGCGCCTGCTGCCCAAAGCGCGCTTCAAGCTGGGCGAGCCGGTTGCGGGGCGGGTGGTGTCCACCGGCAGTGTGATCTACGTGCCCGATACGCGCGCCAACCGCGACTTCCGCGTGATCGATCCGGCGATCCGGGCGCTGCTGTGCGTGCCGCTGACCGTGCAGGACCGCGCCATCGGCGCGCTGAGCGTCGACAGCGAGCAGCCGTACGCGTTCACGTCCGACCATGAGCGCATGCTGACCATCGCCGGGGGCCAGATCGCCGCCGCGATCCAGACCATGCACCTGCTGAATGAATCGCGCGAGCGCGCGGCTCAACTGGCCGAGGCCAACGTCAACCTGCAAGAGCTGGATGCGCTGCGCGACGAGCTGATCGCCAACGTCAGCCACGAGCTGCGCAGCCCGCTGTCGCTGGTGCGCGGGTATGCCGGGCTGCTGCGCGCCGAGGAGTTGGGGCCGATCACGTCCGATCAGGCCGAGGCGCTGGACGTGGTCGAGGACAAGGCAAGCTCGATAGGCCGCCTGATCGACGACATCCTGGCCCTGGAGCGCATCCGGCACGACGCGCTAGAGCTGAGTCCGATTGAATTGAACGAACTGTGCGAGCGCGCCTGTACCGGGACTGCGCTGATTCACAGCGGGCGCGATCTGCACTTTGAAACGCAGTTGGTGCCGGGCACATACACCATCAATGGCGACCGGGTCCGGTTGAATCAGGTGCTGGACAACCTGCTGGGCAACGCGGCCAAGTTCTCGCCCGACAGCGAGACGATCACGCTGCGCACCAGCGTCGATCCGCCCGGCACGCGCTTCGCCATCTCCATCATCGACCACGGGATTGGCATTCCTGCCGACAAGCTGGAGCGCATCTTCGAGCGCTTTTTCCAGGGTGACCGCATGATCAAGCACCGCTACGGCGGCGCGGGGCTGGGTCTGTCGATCGTGCAGCGCATCATCGAGGCGCACGGGGGTCGCGTCCACGTCGAAAGTCAGGAAGGCAAGGGGAGCACGTTCACGGTTGTGCTGCCGCTGGAACCGGAGCGCCCGCATGAGGATGTTTAG